One Vicinamibacteria bacterium genomic window, CGCTTCGCTTCGGAAGCTTTCCATGAGCTGCGCCTGGGAGGCGGGGTCGAAGCCGGCTCCCGGTCGAAACAGGTTGACCAGCAGAAGACCCAGCGTGGCGGATGCCGCTGTCGTGGCCACGAAGTAGAGGAAAGTCTTGACCGAAAGCCGCCCCAGCTTTCCAACTTTACCGAGGTTGACGACCCCCAGGACGAGGGAGCAGAAGACGAGGGGGATGACGACCATGAAGAGCATGTTCAGGAAAATCTGCCCGAGGGGCCGCGTCAGGTAGCGAACGACCCAGGCGACCCCATCGGGGTCGATCCGGCCGGCGCCGACCAGGAGATTGACGGCCACACCGGCGACGGCGCCTGCGACGAGGCTGAGAACGATGAGCGTGTGTTGCGAGAGCCTGGGTCGGGCGTCGATCGGACTCACCACGCCGGCCGTTCTTTCGACTCAGCTCTTGGAGCGCACGCCGTCGAGCCAGATCGCCGTCAAGCTTTTCGCGACCTCGCGAACGTCGCGCGTTTCTCCCTGCTTGACGCCGAAGATCGCCTGGCTCTGGATGGTGTAGATGAGCATTCCGATGAAGGCCCGAGCCGCCAGAAAGGGCTCGACGGGACGGAATCTGCCTTCCTCGATCCTTCGATCCACGTGACTCGCAAGCAGCTCGCGATACCGGGCGACGTAGGTGTTGAAGAACCGCTGAGAGAGGCGATGATTCTCGAGGGCACTGTAGAGCAAGAGCCGCATCAGCGTGCTGTCTTCGTCATAGAGGTTCAAGATCTGCTCGGCGATCGCGGAAAAGACTTCTTGGTCGTTCTCGGATTTCTCCAGCATCTCCTGGAGCCTCTCCGGGCCTCCCGACATCCGACACTTGCGTTCGATGGAGGCCCAGTACAAATCTTCTTTGCTCTGAAAATGGCGGAACAGGAGAGCTTCGTTGATGCGCGCCCGCTCGGCAATCTGCCTCGTGGTGGTCCCGTCGAATCCCTGAGCGGCGAAGAGTTGAGTAGCGACCGAGAGCAGTTGCTCGCGCCGATCTTCCGAGGAGAGCCGCTCGCGCTTGCCCCTTGCATTCGAGCGCGCCGGGGCTTTGCGGGTTCCCGTCTTCAACCGGGCGCGTTTCGGCATAGTAAGTACTTACTTATATGATCGGCGATGTTGCTGTCAAGGCGAGACGGCTGCAACCTGCCCCTCGAGACGCACTCGGTGTACCGTCATTCCAGTCTCTGGAGTTGGACGTCCATGCTATCCAACATCAACCCGGGCGAGGCGGCGAGGAGATTGCGGCGCTGCGCTACCCCGATTCCACGGTACCAAGCGAGGGGTCGACGCCGCGCTTCATCGGGCAACTCGACGACGCTCATTGCGCGGTCTTGACCTCGGTCCAGAGACGGTCGTACAAAAGGGTCGCCTGCCCGATGTCGTGAATGAGCTCCACCCGCTCGAGCACGTCGTCTCCGGGGAAAATCGCAGGGTTCGTCCGAACGGGCTCGGGCAATAGGCGTCGCGCCGCTTGGTTGGGGGAGCTGTACTGCATCGTGGCGCAGATCTCCGCGGCAATCTCCGCCTCCAGGGTGAAGTCGATGAAGGCATGGGCGAGCTCGGGATTCCGAGCCGATGATGGAATCACCAGGCTGTCGATGAAGAGACTCCCGCCTTCTTCGGGAATCACGTAGGCAATGTCCGGGTCGATATCCAT contains:
- a CDS encoding cation:dicarboxylase symporter family transporter encodes the protein MVSPIDARPRLSQHTLIVLSLVAGAVAGVAVNLLVGAGRIDPDGVAWVVRYLTRPLGQIFLNMLFMVVIPLVFCSLVLGVVNLGKVGKLGRLSVKTFLYFVATTAASATLGLLLVNLFRPGAGFDPASQAQLMESFRSEA
- a CDS encoding TetR/AcrR family transcriptional regulator, which codes for MPKRARLKTGTRKAPARSNARGKRERLSSEDRREQLLSVATQLFAAQGFDGTTTRQIAERARINEALLFRHFQSKEDLYWASIERKCRMSGGPERLQEMLEKSENDQEVFSAIAEQILNLYDEDSTLMRLLLYSALENHRLSQRFFNTYVARYRELLASHVDRRIEEGRFRPVEPFLAARAFIGMLIYTIQSQAIFGVKQGETRDVREVAKSLTAIWLDGVRSKS